The following are from one region of the Bactrocera oleae isolate idBacOlea1 chromosome 6, idBacOlea1, whole genome shotgun sequence genome:
- the kri gene encoding uracil phosphoribosyltransferase homolog, with translation MADSTIIPTENHAESSDSNSNGENHSGISVPNASAVMIASLKAPEILEEYGPNLKLLDCNSQVAELLTIIRDKNTTRSDFKFYADRLIRLVIEESLNQLPYSDCRVETPTGATYDGLKYQAGNCGVSIIRSGEAMEQGLRDCCRSIRIGKILVESDADTHEARVVYARFPDDIASRQVLLMYPIMSTGNTVLQAVNVLKEHGVPESCIILSNLFCTPIAAKTVVGAFPKLKILTSELHPVAPNHFGQKYFGTD, from the exons ATGGCCGATTCAACCATTATCCCCACAGAAAATCATGCAGAGAGTAGCGATAGCAACAGTAATGGAGAAAACCATAGCGGTATATCGGTGCCAAACGCAAGTGCAGTAATGATAGCATCACTTAAAGCACCGGAAATTCTTGAAGAATATGGacccaatttaaaattattggatTGCAATTCACAAGTGGCAGAGCTTTTAACAATAATCCGTGACAA AAACACTACGCGCAGTGACTTCAAATTTTACGCCGATCGCCTCATACGTTTAGTAATTGAAGAATCTCTTAATCAACTACCTTATTCCGATTGTCGCGTGGAGACGCCAACAGGTGCAACTTACGATGGACTAAAGTACCAAGCTGGAAATTGTGGTGTGTCTATTATACGCTCTGGCGAAGCAATGGAACAGGGACTGCGCGATTGCTGTCGTTCTATACGTATTGGCAAAATATTGGTTGAGTCGGATGCGGACACACATGAAGCACGAGTCGTTTATGCTAGGTTTCCGGACGACATTGCTAGTCGACAAGTGCTACTCATGTATCCGATTATGTCAACTGGTAATACCGTTCTGCAA GCTGTGAATGTACTTAAAGAGCACGGTGTTCCCGAAAGTTGCATTATATTGTCGAATCTCTTCTGTACCCCAATAGCTGCTAAAACCGTAGTAGGTGcttttcctaagcttaaaatTCTCACGTCTGAGTTGCATCCTGTGGCACCTAACCATTTTGGGCAAAAGTATTTTGGTACAGATTAA
- the mad2 gene encoding mitotic spindle assembly checkpoint protein MAD2A produces MSTTQTTKNCITLRGSAQIIAEYLKYGINSILFQRGIYPPETFENTQQYGITILMSKDKKIEEFLSNVLQQTEDWLAKNMIEKISMVITNAHTKEVLECWDFKMHAELGDGEVGDATKLTSSKELKRIQNEIRDVMRQISATVSYLPLLDCICTFDIMLYTLQNCEIPEKWDETGAVFIQNAQAVQLRSFSTGLHKVDTVVNYKMAS; encoded by the exons atgtctaCAACTCAAACTACCAAAAACTGCATCACTTTACGTGGCTCCGCACAAATTATTGCTGAATATTTAA AATATGGTATTAATTCAATTCTATTTCAACGTGGTATTTATCCACCCGAAACTTTTGAGAATACACAGCAATATGGTATAACAATACTAATGTCGAAAGATAAAAAGATTGAAGAGTTTTTGTCAAATGTCTTACAGCAAACGGAag ATTGGCTTGCGAAAAATATGATAGAGAAAATCTCGATGGTTATCACAaatgcgcataccaaagaagTTTTGGAGTGTTGGGACTTCAAAATGCATGCCGAATTGGGTGATGGTGAGGTTGGCGATGCTACAAAACTAACATCGAGCAAGGAACTAAAACGTATACAAAATGAAATACGCGATGTTATGCGACAAATATCTGCCACGGTTAGTTATTTACCGTTGCTCGATTGCATTTGCACTTTTGATATcatgctttatacattgcaaAATTGTGAGATTCCCGAAAAATGGGATGAGACCGGAGcagtttttatacaaaatgcGCAAGCTGTGCAGTTGCGCTCTTTCTCGACTGGTTTGCATAAAGTTGACACCGTAGTTAATTATAAAATGGCTTCGTAA